GTTTTTGGCGGTAATTGTTCCGTTCTGCCGTGTTATAATCATCTTGCAGAGAGCCAGTCCAATCCCATAACCGACAGTGCTTGTTTTCTGACCACGAGAAAAACGTTCAAATAATCTGGCCAGATCTTCTTTTTCAAACCCCGGACCGTTGTCATGGATTGTAAGTTCTGTAAACAGTGGCGTGGATCTGCAAACAATCTCCAGCTCCCCGTTTTCGCCTACGCTTTCCATACAGTTTTTAAAGATATTTTGCATGGCTTCTGAAAGCCAGGAAGCATCTCCTTGAATGATAATCCCTTTTGGCACATCCAGTTGCAGCTGGATATGGTGCAGCTCCATGGAGATGAGAAAGGGACGAAGGGAGGCCTCTATTAGGGCACTTACCTCTACCGATGTGCGCTGGAAGACCACAATTCCTGCATCTAGTCGAGACAATTTCAACAGGGTAGTAAGCAGCCAATCCATCTGTACAAATAATTCTTCTGCCTCTCGCACAAAGGCTTTCTGCTGGGTTGCCTCGGGCATATTGGCTAACAGAGAAAGGATGAGGTTTGCGGAGGTCAGCGGGGTGCGAAGTTGGTGGGCGATGTCGGCTAGGGAATCGGCAAGATGTTCCTTTTCTTTTTTCAGCGCGTCATTTTGTTCTCGAATACGCTGAGTCATTTTAGTTATTTCACTGTGCAGGATAGAAAGTTCCCCCTCGTCTGAGTCAACAATGTACAAATGATCCGCGTTGTGAAGGACAAGATCGATTTGATGGGAAATCTGAGCAATCTTTTTATAGCGGGCGTTGGTAAAGGCAAAAAAAGCTATGCCAAAAGCGGCGGCAGCAATCAGGAGAAGGATTCCTGCTGTTATATCAATTACAAATCCCAGGGTCACTGCGGTGGCAGCTATGAAGAAAAACAACATAGCAAACTGTCGAAATTCTCTATTCCGAAGCATGCTTATCCCCCAATCTATAGCCCATCCCGCGAACCGTCAGAATAATTTGTGGGCTTACGGGATCATTTTCTATCTTCTCCCGCAAGCGTTTGATGTATACCGTCAGTGTATTGTCATGGACGAACTCTCCCGCAGCGTCCCATAACTCATCAAGAAGTCTGCCTCTGGTGATAATCTGTTTGGGATTATTAATAAACAACAGCAATAGCCGGTATTCCAGAGGAGACAAGAAAATCTCCCGGCCGTCTTTTTTTACCAGGCCGCTTGCGGTGTCTACATGAAGTCCTTGCATATCAAAGTTTAAACCAAAACGCTTGCCCTTTCGTAAAGCAGTTCGAATTCGCGCAACTAATTCCCGAGGGCGAAAAGGCTTGGTAATATAGTCGTCTGCACCTATGTTCAGTCCGGTAACAACGCTAGATTCGTCTCCAGAAGCTGTTAGAAAAATAACTGGAATATCTTGTGCCTCTTTAATCTCGGTGCAAAGGGTAAAACCATTTCCATCCGGCAAAGAGATATCAACAAGTGCCAAATCAAATTTCATTTCGTCAAGCAGGGCACGGGCTGCCTCCTGGGTAGAGGCGTGGGTGGTGATAAATCCTTCCGAGCGGAGCAGCAACATAAGGTTTTTAGCAATGGCCTTATCGTCTTCCACCAAAAATATCCGTTTCATTAGGTTCACAATCCTTTCCTTCACGACTTCTTTTGCTGTTATATAGTCTGAGCTTAATTCTTTAATATTCTTATTATATTTCTTTTAAGGAAAACATACAAGTTTACATTGGGAATATTTTACATAAAAAGGAGGCGCTAAACAAAACTTGACAATTAGAATTATAACAATTAGAATTCTAATTAAACGAAAGAGAGGGATGAACATGACTTATCATAACTTAATGTTTGAGAACCAGACCTTATTTTCAAAAATGGTTTTTTCATATTTAATGCCCCATGCTTTATCTATCGGTCAACCAAAGGTATTGGAGTATTTATCAGAACACGATGGATGCATGCAAAAAGACATTGCACAGTGCTGTATGATTGAGCCTGCTTCCGTTACGAGTCTTTTAACTAAAATGGAAAAGGACGGGTTAGTCATTCGCAAGGAATTGCATAACAATCGCAGAAATTTATATGTGTACCTGACGGACTTAGGCAGAGAAAAGGCCAAGTATGTAAACGAAGTTTTTTCGCAAGTGGAAAGTCATGCATTAGACGGTTTATCAGAAGAGGAAAAACGATTTTTATTAGAATTGCTAGCCAAAATTAACGGGAATATGAAAGATAAAAACATTTGACAGCAAAGACCAAAACAAATATAGATAGGAGATAGAACTTGCAGAAAACAGAATTGCTAAAACGATACGTTATTTTTTTAATTGGCTTATTTATAAACTCATTTGGGGTAAGCTTCATTACCAAAGCAAGCCTTGGAACCTCACCGATTTCCAGTATTCCATATGTACTAAGCTTGGCATTTAAACCAACATTAGGTAACTTTACGATACTTTTTAGTTTGATTTTAATTATAATGCAGATGATAATTCTTGGGAAAAAGTTTCAGATGATTCAGCTGATTCAGATTCCAGTTTCCATTATTTTTGGGTACTTTATTGATTACTCCATGCTTCTATTGAGTTCTTTTCAGCCAGAGCTGTATGCCATGAAGGGGCTTTCTCTTCTGATTGGCTGTTTTATTTTGGGCTTTGGTGTGTACATTGAGGTTCTGGCCGATGTAGTTATGCTGCCGGGAGAAGCCTTCGTAAAAGCCATAACGACAAGATTCGGTACGGATTTTGGCACCACCAAAGTCTGCTTTGATGCTTCTATGACAATCATGGCAGGAATTATGTCTTTATTGGTGTTTCAGCAGCTTAGAGGCGTACGAGAAGGAACTATCATCGCGGCACTGATTGTGGGGCTGATTGCGAAACAATTCGGAAAAACCTTGGCGCCACTTACCCTCTTTCTTTTTCCCGATACAGAGGGGGAAAACAGCAGGGCCGAAGCTACATATGAAAACCATTATATTATTACCGTCAGCCGGGAATTTGGCAGCAATGGAAGCCGGATTGGAGAAATGATTGCCGGGGAGCTCGGCATCGCCTATTTCGATCATGAAATCATTCAAAAAGCTGCTGAAAAAAGCGGCTACAGCAAGGAGTTCATCGAATCAAACGAAGAGAAGCTTACCAATGGCTTACTGTATGATTTATATCTGCAGAATTTTGCGTATGTAAAAGGAGAGGAGTCTAAGAGGGAAGCGTTGTTCCACGCAGAGCAAGAAGTAATCCGAGACTTCGCATCGAAGTCTTCGGCGGTAATAGTTGGCCGATTGGCGAACTATGCTTTAAAAGATTATAAAAATGTTTATCATATTTTTCTGCGTGCCGATACCGACTATAAAATTAGAACCGTTCAGGAGCGTGAACATATCGGTTTTGAAGAGGCAGCACACAAGATTGAAAAAATTAATATTGAACGAAGCAACCATTGCAAGTTCTTCACCGGGCAAGAATGGGGTCAGGCTGAGAACTATGATTTGATTTTAAATGTAAGCAAATACAGCATGGAAGACGTGGTTCAAAAACTGGTAGCTGTTTTGCCCCAAAGCTAATTCGATATGTTGTCTATTCTGAAAACAAGTGCTATGATGGGATAAACAGCTGTAACTATGGACGGGTTGAAAGGGGACGATTGAGTTGGAAGAGATAGCAAATAGAAGAAGTATACGCAAGTATCAAAAGAAGAAGCTTGAAAAAGAAAAGGTTATTCAGATACTGGAGAGTGCCAGGCTTGCACCCTCTGGAAGTAATACGCAGCCCTGGTCCTTTATTGTGGTAGAATCCCAGGATACAAAGGAAAAGCTGGCTAGTGCTGACCATGGCCAAACTTGGATGCTGTCAGCTCCTGTATTTATTGTAGCGGTAGCAGATATTCGCTGCCGGATCTCCGCAGATACTAAAATCAGACTGGATGAAAACAGCCCGGAGCCGGAATTGAAACAGATTATTAGGGATACGGCTATTGCCATGGAGCATATCTTGCTTGAAGCGGAGCATCGGGGAATAGCGGCTTGTTGGACAGCTTGGTTTGCACAAGATGACATCCGACCGATTCTCAATATACCCGAAGATAAATATGTGTGCGGAATTATTACCTTGGGGTATGGCGAAGAGGCGCCCCAGCAGCGGCCGAGAAAAGCAATCGAGGAAATGATAAGATATGAAGCTTGGATAGAGTAGGAGATGGTGGATCTTGACGCTAATTGAGATTTTCAGAAGGGAGGCCTTATGGGAAATACAGACAAGTTTGAACAGATAGCTGCCGCTTATGACACCCCGGAGCGGATTCAGCTGGCTCAGGCATCGGCGAAGGGGATTCGCAAATGCTTGGCAGACATGAAAGAAAAAAAGGCTATTGATTTTGGTTGTGGAACAGGCCTTGTGGGACTGGAACTGTTGGAACACTTTCGGTCAATCTTGTTCTTGGATTCCTCCCAGAATATGATTGAGCAAGTAAAAAAGAAGCTTTTGCAGGACAATATAGAAAATGCAGACACCCTGTGTTTTGATTTGGAAAAGGCGGAGCAGACCGAGCTTCGTGCAGACTACATTTTTATGGCTCAAGTTTTGCTTCACATCGGTGATGTAAAATGGCTCTTATCGCGGTTGTACGAAATCTTGAATGACAACGGCCATTTGATAATCGTGGATTTTGACAAGAATGAAAAGGTAACTTCCCCTTTGGTTCACTGTGGATTTGACCAGCAGGAACTGGCTTGTATCATGGAGCAGATGGGTTATGGGAATATCCGCTGGGAGCGTTTTTATGAGGGCCGTAACATCTTTATGGGGCAGGATGCAACTTTATTTGTATTGGATGCTCAAAAAATTTGAACAATTACTAACGCCGCCCTTAGCGGAATCCATTGAACCAATCGCTGGTAGCTTGCAGGTGCTCCTCCGGAACCTTTTCTGCTACCTGTTGGTGGAGCCAGGCCAGGGTCTTGCTTCTCAGGTGCTGCCGCATCTGTTCCTCCGCTTCCAACATGACTACTTTAATCAGGCAGGGGCATTTCGTGTGAGAATCCGGTAGATTTTCTTTGTCCAGCAACAATTCTTTCTGCCGAATCTCTGCGCACTGAAAGAGGGGAGAACTGCCTTCCACGGCCTCCACTACGTCCCAGAAGCTAATCTCCTTAGGGTTTCGAGCCAATTCATAGCCGCCGTTGACCCCGGGAATGGACTTTACAATCCCCGACTTTCTCAATTTTGTATACACCTTAGACAAATACGTCTCTGATACGCCTTGATAAGCGGCCAAGTCTTTAATCCCGACGGACTTTCCTGTCGGAATATCTACCATATAAATCAAACAATGCAGGGCGTATTCTACGCCGATTGAAAATTGCATACAAGGAACCTCCCAATTTAACTAGTATTCCTTCAATAATAGTACATTTTTTTCTGAAAGTCAATTAGATATCGTAGATAATAATTATCTATAATTATATTGACAGCTAAAAGGCGATATTGTATAATCTATCACAGATAATAGTTATCTATAATAGATTTAATAAATGCAATATGCAGGAGGTAAGAGTTATGATTACAGAAAAATTTTTAGAAGTTTTAAAGAATGAAGGGGTTGTTTCCATCGTGTCTATGGGAGAGGGAGAGCCTCACATCGTCAACACCTGGAATTCTTACATCGTCTTGACACCGGACAACAAGCTGCT
The genomic region above belongs to Aminipila butyrica and contains:
- a CDS encoding sensor histidine kinase; amino-acid sequence: MLRNREFRQFAMLFFFIAATAVTLGFVIDITAGILLLIAAAAFGIAFFAFTNARYKKIAQISHQIDLVLHNADHLYIVDSDEGELSILHSEITKMTQRIREQNDALKKEKEHLADSLADIAHQLRTPLTSANLILSLLANMPEATQQKAFVREAEELFVQMDWLLTTLLKLSRLDAGIVVFQRTSVEVSALIEASLRPFLISMELHHIQLQLDVPKGIIIQGDASWLSEAMQNIFKNCMESVGENGELEIVCRSTPLFTELTIHDNGPGFEKEDLARLFERFSRGQKTSTVGYGIGLALCKMIITRQNGTITAKNHSQGGAIFTIRFSK
- a CDS encoding response regulator transcription factor, with product MKRIFLVEDDKAIAKNLMLLLRSEGFITTHASTQEAARALLDEMKFDLALVDISLPDGNGFTLCTEIKEAQDIPVIFLTASGDESSVVTGLNIGADDYITKPFRPRELVARIRTALRKGKRFGLNFDMQGLHVDTASGLVKKDGREIFLSPLEYRLLLLFINNPKQIITRGRLLDELWDAAGEFVHDNTLTVYIKRLREKIENDPVSPQIILTVRGMGYRLGDKHASE
- a CDS encoding MarR family winged helix-turn-helix transcriptional regulator; this translates as MTYHNLMFENQTLFSKMVFSYLMPHALSIGQPKVLEYLSEHDGCMQKDIAQCCMIEPASVTSLLTKMEKDGLVIRKELHNNRRNLYVYLTDLGREKAKYVNEVFSQVESHALDGLSEEEKRFLLELLAKINGNMKDKNI
- a CDS encoding cytidylate kinase family protein yields the protein MQKTELLKRYVIFLIGLFINSFGVSFITKASLGTSPISSIPYVLSLAFKPTLGNFTILFSLILIIMQMIILGKKFQMIQLIQIPVSIIFGYFIDYSMLLLSSFQPELYAMKGLSLLIGCFILGFGVYIEVLADVVMLPGEAFVKAITTRFGTDFGTTKVCFDASMTIMAGIMSLLVFQQLRGVREGTIIAALIVGLIAKQFGKTLAPLTLFLFPDTEGENSRAEATYENHYIITVSREFGSNGSRIGEMIAGELGIAYFDHEIIQKAAEKSGYSKEFIESNEEKLTNGLLYDLYLQNFAYVKGEESKREALFHAEQEVIRDFASKSSAVIVGRLANYALKDYKNVYHIFLRADTDYKIRTVQEREHIGFEEAAHKIEKINIERSNHCKFFTGQEWGQAENYDLILNVSKYSMEDVVQKLVAVLPQS
- a CDS encoding nitroreductase family protein, which encodes MEEIANRRSIRKYQKKKLEKEKVIQILESARLAPSGSNTQPWSFIVVESQDTKEKLASADHGQTWMLSAPVFIVAVADIRCRISADTKIRLDENSPEPELKQIIRDTAIAMEHILLEAEHRGIAACWTAWFAQDDIRPILNIPEDKYVCGIITLGYGEEAPQQRPRKAIEEMIRYEAWIE
- a CDS encoding class I SAM-dependent DNA methyltransferase, which encodes MGNTDKFEQIAAAYDTPERIQLAQASAKGIRKCLADMKEKKAIDFGCGTGLVGLELLEHFRSILFLDSSQNMIEQVKKKLLQDNIENADTLCFDLEKAEQTELRADYIFMAQVLLHIGDVKWLLSRLYEILNDNGHLIIVDFDKNEKVTSPLVHCGFDQQELACIMEQMGYGNIRWERFYEGRNIFMGQDATLFVLDAQKI
- a CDS encoding RrF2 family transcriptional regulator, giving the protein MQFSIGVEYALHCLIYMVDIPTGKSVGIKDLAAYQGVSETYLSKVYTKLRKSGIVKSIPGVNGGYELARNPKEISFWDVVEAVEGSSPLFQCAEIRQKELLLDKENLPDSHTKCPCLIKVVMLEAEEQMRQHLRSKTLAWLHQQVAEKVPEEHLQATSDWFNGFR